In a single window of the Pontibacter russatus genome:
- a CDS encoding NAD(P)H-quinone oxidoreductase: MKAILVKQPGGPEQLYIGTHDKPLPNPDELLVRVQATALNRADTLQRQGKYPPPKGASPLLGLEVAGEVVEAGINCSRFKKGDKVFGLLPGGGYAEYAILHEAMALPVPDNLTMEEAAAIPEVFLTAYQALVWLGRLQAGERVLVHAGASGVGTAAIQLARALQAEVLVTASEKKLQACLDLGAHKAINYKEAPFEEAVLAHTNSEGVDLIVDFIAGPYFQSNIECLRLDGRLVLLASLGGGKVDSFDLRKLLAKRLHVMGSTLRSRPHGYQAKLTEEMWTFAGPLFKSGQIKPVIDSVFDWQDVAAAHRYMEQNQNIGKIVLRINS; encoded by the coding sequence ATGAAAGCCATACTTGTAAAACAACCCGGCGGGCCGGAACAACTATATATAGGAACACACGATAAGCCGCTTCCAAACCCGGACGAGTTGCTGGTGCGGGTGCAGGCCACCGCGCTCAACCGTGCCGATACTTTGCAGCGGCAGGGGAAGTATCCGCCACCGAAAGGGGCAAGTCCGTTGCTGGGGCTGGAGGTCGCCGGCGAGGTGGTGGAGGCGGGTATCAACTGCTCAAGGTTTAAGAAAGGGGATAAAGTGTTTGGCCTGCTGCCCGGCGGCGGATATGCCGAATATGCCATCCTCCACGAAGCCATGGCGCTGCCGGTGCCGGACAACCTGACCATGGAAGAAGCCGCCGCCATACCCGAGGTGTTCCTGACGGCCTACCAGGCGCTGGTGTGGCTGGGGAGGCTGCAGGCTGGGGAGCGGGTGCTGGTGCATGCGGGCGCAAGCGGCGTGGGCACGGCGGCCATCCAACTGGCGCGGGCCTTACAGGCCGAGGTGCTGGTAACGGCCTCGGAAAAGAAACTGCAGGCATGCCTGGACCTGGGCGCTCACAAAGCCATCAACTACAAGGAAGCGCCTTTTGAGGAGGCCGTGCTGGCCCATACCAACAGCGAGGGCGTGGACCTAATCGTGGATTTCATAGCCGGGCCGTATTTTCAGTCAAACATCGAGTGCCTGCGCCTGGACGGGCGGCTGGTGCTGCTGGCCTCTCTGGGCGGCGGCAAAGTAGATTCTTTTGATTTGCGCAAGCTGCTGGCGAAACGTCTGCACGTCATGGGCTCCACGCTGCGCTCCCGCCCCCACGGCTACCAGGCAAAGCTCACAGAGGAGATGTGGACTTTCGCCGGGCCGTTATTCAAGAGCGGCCAAATCAAGCCTGTTATCGATTCTGTTTTTGACTGGCAGGACGTGGCGGCCGCGCACCGCTATATGGAGCAGAACCAGAACATCGGCAAAATTGTGCTGCGGATAAATTCGTAG
- a CDS encoding sensor histidine kinase, which produces MNFNSRTLAIFTSLAVAFVLTAFLALASYFSSQGLLVALVLVFVCCFILMHFSYEALVFREVKNVYSSLDKLRRQDFKKVESKSTFTADPLRKIKEDIYLIAERKQQEIDELKQMQAMRSEFLADVSHELKTPIFAAQGFIHTLLDGAMDDPGVRDKFLQKAAKSLDSLDMLVQDLISISQFEKGVVKMQKRNFDAVPLVREVFEQLEQKAAQHEITFHLDCTPNGQILLFADPNRIRQVFTNLLDNAIKYGRKGGNIWVGFNEGRKKYTITVKDDGRGIAPEHINRIFERFYRVDKSRARDTTSTGLGLSICKHIVEAHRSLISVKSEIGKGTTIRFKLQKAKD; this is translated from the coding sequence ATGAATTTCAACTCGCGTACGCTTGCAATTTTCACCTCCCTGGCGGTAGCTTTTGTGCTCACCGCCTTTCTTGCTTTAGCCAGTTACTTTTCGTCGCAGGGCCTGCTGGTGGCGCTGGTGCTGGTGTTCGTCTGCTGCTTCATACTGATGCACTTCTCGTACGAGGCGCTGGTTTTCCGGGAGGTGAAGAACGTGTACTCGAGCCTGGACAAGCTCAGGCGGCAGGATTTTAAGAAAGTAGAGAGCAAATCCACGTTTACCGCAGACCCGCTCCGGAAGATAAAGGAGGACATATACCTGATTGCCGAGCGGAAACAGCAGGAGATTGACGAGCTGAAGCAGATGCAGGCCATGCGCAGCGAGTTCCTGGCCGATGTCTCGCACGAGCTGAAGACGCCGATTTTCGCGGCCCAGGGCTTCATCCACACCCTGCTGGACGGGGCCATGGACGACCCCGGTGTGCGCGACAAGTTCCTGCAGAAAGCAGCTAAGAGCCTGGACAGCCTGGACATGCTCGTGCAGGACCTGATCAGCATCTCGCAGTTTGAGAAGGGCGTGGTGAAAATGCAGAAGCGCAACTTTGATGCGGTGCCGCTGGTGCGGGAAGTGTTTGAACAACTGGAGCAGAAAGCCGCGCAGCACGAAATCACGTTTCACCTGGATTGCACGCCTAACGGGCAAATCCTGCTCTTCGCCGACCCCAACCGCATCCGCCAGGTATTCACCAACCTCCTCGACAACGCCATCAAGTACGGCCGCAAAGGCGGCAACATCTGGGTGGGTTTTAACGAAGGCCGTAAGAAGTACACCATCACTGTGAAGGACGACGGCAGGGGCATTGCCCCGGAGCACATCAACCGCATCTTCGAGCGCTTCTACCGCGTGGACAAAAGCCGCGCCCGCGACACCACCAGCACCGGCCTCGGGCTCTCCATCTGCAAGCACATTGTGGAGGCCCACCGCTCCTTAATCTCCGTGAAAAGCGAGATAGGCAAAGGCACCACCATCCGCTTCAAGCTGCAAAAGGCGAAGGATTGA
- a CDS encoding BlaI/MecI/CopY family transcriptional regulator, whose protein sequence is MEKLTQQEEEAMQAIWALDGGYIKYFLEQLPEPKPPYTTLASTVKNLEKKEYVASEKQGNTYRYTPLLKAEDYKKRFMKGFVDDYFKNSYKELVAFFAREKQISAEELKEIIDMIENKNPE, encoded by the coding sequence ATGGAAAAGCTGACGCAGCAAGAAGAAGAGGCCATGCAGGCGATATGGGCATTGGATGGCGGCTATATCAAATATTTTCTGGAGCAACTGCCGGAGCCTAAACCGCCTTATACCACACTCGCCTCCACCGTGAAGAACCTGGAGAAGAAAGAATATGTGGCAAGCGAAAAGCAGGGAAACACCTACCGCTACACACCGCTCCTGAAGGCAGAGGACTACAAGAAGAGGTTTATGAAAGGCTTTGTGGATGATTATTTCAAAAACTCCTACAAAGAGTTGGTAGCCTTTTTTGCCAGGGAAAAGCAGATTAGCGCCGAAGAGTTGAAAGAGATTATAGATATGATCGAAAACAAAAACCCGGAATGA
- a CDS encoding RluA family pseudouridine synthase: protein MKYPVFEDLIIFENEDYIVVNKPPFLSTLEDRTPNTTNLLKLARQHNPELQACHRLDKDTSGCLAFAKNADAYRHLAMQFEAREVYKVYHAVVWGNHKFEEQLVNRAIATSAKGVAKLSPQGKSAETYFNTLENYSRHTLVECLPVTGRLHQIRIHLAYLKAPIVNDELYGGEKLYLSSLKRKKAYHLKQDTEELPLIKRFALHSFNLGFLLLNGEPVKVEAPYPKDFAVLVKQLRAH from the coding sequence ATGAAGTACCCGGTTTTTGAGGACCTGATTATATTTGAGAACGAGGATTACATCGTTGTGAACAAGCCGCCCTTCCTGTCGACGCTGGAGGACCGCACCCCCAACACCACCAACCTGCTCAAACTCGCCCGCCAGCACAACCCGGAACTGCAGGCCTGCCACCGCCTGGACAAAGACACCTCCGGCTGCCTGGCTTTCGCGAAGAATGCGGACGCGTACCGGCACCTGGCCATGCAGTTCGAGGCGCGGGAGGTATATAAAGTGTACCATGCCGTGGTGTGGGGCAACCACAAATTCGAGGAGCAACTGGTGAACCGGGCTATCGCCACGAGCGCAAAAGGCGTGGCCAAGCTGTCGCCGCAGGGCAAGTCCGCCGAAACTTACTTTAATACCCTGGAGAACTATAGCCGCCACACTTTGGTGGAATGCCTGCCCGTGACGGGTCGCCTGCACCAGATACGGATACACCTCGCTTACCTGAAGGCTCCCATTGTGAATGATGAGCTATATGGGGGCGAGAAACTGTACCTCAGCAGCCTGAAGCGCAAGAAAGCTTACCACCTGAAGCAGGACACAGAGGAGCTCCCGCTCATCAAACGCTTCGCGCTGCACTCGTTTAACCTCGGCTTTTTGCTGCTGAACGGCGAGCCCGTGAAAGTGGAGGCCCCATATCCGAAAGACTTTGCCGTACTGGTAAAACAACTACGGGCACACTGA